The proteins below are encoded in one region of Winogradskyella helgolandensis:
- a CDS encoding GIN domain-containing protein, translated as MKKIILLLLLMIAASPIVQSQSDDKIKGDRNVTIKQTFIDEFNSIVVDGDFSIEVVYNSKPSVNIEADDNLHDIIQFDVADGVLTFTETTRITSKKKMNITVNYGDGLNTIETRGDGEIRSLTSMELGDVTLTTADDSRAYLNINAKSFTYKSSGKSKTRLNLTSDNTKIELTDNSKLDALITGKVADFDLYLRSDAVIEGTVGSSVIRMDNSTNFNGSKFDVKTSDVSLEDNSDLTIAVSENITIAASGNSEVYLFGSPAISITKFEDTAKLQKKKR; from the coding sequence ATGAAAAAAATAATACTCCTTCTACTTTTAATGATTGCAGCTTCACCTATAGTGCAATCGCAATCAGACGACAAAATTAAAGGTGACAGAAATGTGACCATAAAGCAAACATTCATCGATGAATTTAATTCCATTGTGGTCGATGGTGATTTTTCAATAGAAGTTGTGTATAACAGTAAACCCTCTGTAAATATTGAAGCAGATGACAATTTGCACGACATCATTCAATTTGATGTGGCTGACGGAGTCCTTACTTTTACAGAAACCACTCGCATTACATCTAAGAAAAAAATGAATATCACTGTAAATTATGGTGATGGTCTTAATACTATTGAAACTAGAGGTGATGGCGAAATTAGGTCACTAACCTCTATGGAACTTGGGGATGTTACCTTAACAACTGCAGATGACTCTAGAGCTTATTTGAATATTAATGCGAAAAGTTTCACATATAAAAGTTCAGGTAAATCAAAAACAAGATTAAATCTTACATCAGATAATACAAAAATAGAACTAACAGATAATAGTAAGTTAGATGCTTTAATTACTGGTAAAGTTGCTGATTTTGATTTATATCTACGTTCTGATGCTGTTATTGAAGGTACAGTAGGTAGCTCAGTGATTAGAATGGATAATTCGACCAATTTTAATGGTTCAAAATTTGATGTTAAGACTTCAGATGTAAGTTTAGAAGATAATAGCGATTTAACTATTGCAGTAAGCGAAAACATTACTATTGCAGCTTCTGGGAATAGTGAAGTTTACTTATTTGGCAGTCCTGCCATAAGCATTACTAAATTTGAAGATACAGCTAAGTTACAGAAAAAGAAACGTTAA
- a CDS encoding PadR family transcriptional regulator, which translates to MKIENTKAQMRKGVLEYCILSILKDEDAYVAEILGTLKDAKMLVVEGTIYPLLTRLKNAGLLNYRWEESTSGPPRKYYGLTETGKLFLNELNSTWSDLQNAVNLVTNTKTPKK; encoded by the coding sequence ATGAAAATAGAAAACACAAAAGCACAAATGCGTAAAGGTGTTTTAGAGTATTGCATCCTATCCATTCTAAAAGATGAAGATGCCTATGTTGCAGAAATTCTCGGCACACTAAAAGACGCAAAAATGCTTGTTGTAGAAGGAACGATATATCCACTATTAACAAGATTAAAAAATGCCGGATTACTCAACTACCGTTGGGAAGAATCGACCTCTGGTCCACCAAGAAAATATTATGGACTTACTGAGACAGGAAAACTGTTTCTTAATGAATTAAACTCCACTTGGAGTGATCTACAAAATGCCGTTAACCTAGTAACCAACACAAAAACACCAAAGAAATGA
- a CDS encoding Dps family protein — translation MKLNSIGLDTEKTKELANDLNQLLANFQLYYQNLRGIHWNIKGRGFFALHEKFEELYTDANLKVDEIAERILTLGETPLHTFEDYTKAAKVPVGKNISKDEKAVELIVDSLSELLKMERSILEVAGDANDEGTNSMMSDFITEQEKTVWMMKAWLGETV, via the coding sequence ATGAAACTAAATAGCATAGGTTTAGATACCGAAAAAACAAAAGAATTAGCGAATGATTTAAATCAATTATTAGCGAATTTTCAATTATACTATCAGAATTTAAGAGGCATCCACTGGAATATTAAAGGACGTGGCTTTTTTGCGCTACATGAGAAATTTGAAGAGTTATACACAGATGCTAATCTAAAAGTAGATGAAATTGCTGAACGAATTTTAACATTAGGTGAAACTCCACTACATACGTTTGAAGATTATACTAAAGCAGCAAAAGTTCCTGTAGGTAAAAATATTTCCAAAGATGAAAAAGCAGTTGAGTTAATTGTAGATTCACTTTCAGAATTATTAAAAATGGAGCGCTCTATTTTAGAAGTTGCAGGTGATGCAAACGATGAAGGTACCAATTCAATGATGAGTGATTTTATTACCGAACAAGAAAAAACGGTTTGGATGATGAAAGCTTGGTTAGGTGAAACAGTTTAA
- a CDS encoding PspC domain-containing protein — translation MNKTVNINLAGIFFHIDEDAYLKLSRYLEAIKRSFTDSQGRSEIIADIEARIAELFAERIQNEKQVVGVKLVDEVITIMGQPEDYLVDDEIFEDEPQQHYKQKSSPSRRLFRDTDNSYVGGVSAGLGHYFGIDALWVRLLWVLLIFGAGTGILLYILLWALIPEAKTTAEKLTMTGDPVNISNIEKKIKDGIDTVSETVKNVDLKKHGDKLKKGFDHVSDNISETVKNVDFQKQGTNLKSSSQNFFDTIGNIIMFFLKLFTKFIGLILIFTGITALIALIVAYFTVGITNAIYFPPMDFLDAANAANVPMWLMSTLLFFVFAIPFFFVFYSGLKILVNNLKSIGNVAKFTLLGLWLMSIIGIVVIGIKQATEHAYDAEIMSKADLNIKVNDTLKIKMVGFDRFNSFVYSDHNNFRITEDENGRSLVSSDIKLIVYSTTDSVAKINIIKEASGSNYNIAKERAENISYDYSFSNNELQLEAYHASDVKNKYSEQAIRVILYLPEGAVLYSDVNTSRYVNNYYNSYNSLLTNSNDGHYLKINKNEVECLDCEEEVIEEIVIIEEEKEEFIEETTEIIESITNETPSQGNKSEVRIKINDEDGVNIEVNDN, via the coding sequence ATGAATAAAACAGTCAATATAAATTTAGCAGGTATATTCTTCCATATAGATGAAGATGCATACCTAAAATTATCACGCTATCTTGAGGCTATAAAACGTTCATTTACAGACTCTCAAGGTCGTTCAGAAATTATAGCAGATATTGAAGCTCGTATTGCCGAATTATTTGCAGAACGTATTCAAAATGAAAAACAAGTTGTTGGAGTAAAGCTAGTTGACGAGGTTATTACTATTATGGGACAACCGGAAGACTATTTAGTAGATGACGAAATTTTTGAAGATGAACCACAACAACACTACAAGCAAAAATCGAGTCCATCAAGACGCCTGTTTAGAGATACAGACAATTCTTATGTTGGTGGTGTTTCTGCTGGATTAGGACATTACTTTGGAATAGATGCCTTATGGGTTCGTCTACTTTGGGTACTTTTAATCTTTGGTGCTGGTACTGGTATATTACTGTATATTTTACTTTGGGCTTTAATCCCTGAAGCGAAGACTACAGCAGAAAAACTCACCATGACAGGTGACCCTGTGAATATTAGTAATATTGAAAAAAAAATTAAAGACGGCATTGACACGGTTTCCGAAACGGTAAAAAATGTTGATTTAAAAAAACATGGAGATAAACTAAAAAAAGGATTTGACCATGTTTCTGATAATATTTCTGAAACCGTAAAAAATGTTGATTTTCAAAAACAAGGAACGAATTTAAAATCGAGCTCTCAAAACTTCTTTGACACCATTGGAAACATCATCATGTTTTTTCTAAAATTATTCACCAAATTTATTGGTCTCATATTAATTTTTACGGGAATCACAGCTTTAATTGCCTTAATTGTTGCGTATTTCACAGTTGGTATTACAAATGCAATCTATTTCCCTCCTATGGATTTCTTAGATGCAGCAAATGCAGCTAACGTTCCAATGTGGTTAATGTCTACATTATTGTTTTTTGTATTTGCTATTCCTTTTTTCTTTGTCTTTTATTCAGGATTAAAAATATTAGTTAACAACTTAAAATCGATTGGTAATGTTGCAAAATTTACGCTTTTAGGCTTATGGCTAATGTCCATAATCGGAATCGTTGTTATAGGTATAAAACAAGCAACAGAACATGCTTATGACGCTGAAATTATGTCGAAAGCCGACCTTAACATAAAGGTCAACGATACCTTAAAAATTAAGATGGTAGGTTTTGATCGCTTTAATAGCTTTGTTTATAGCGACCACAATAATTTCAGGATAACAGAAGATGAAAACGGTCGTAGTCTTGTGTCTTCAGACATAAAGTTAATTGTGTACTCTACAACCGATTCTGTGGCTAAAATTAATATAATTAAAGAAGCTAGTGGTAGCAATTATAACATTGCTAAGGAACGAGCAGAAAATATTAGTTACGACTACTCTTTTTCTAATAATGAATTACAGTTGGAAGCCTATCATGCTTCAGATGTTAAAAATAAGTACAGCGAACAAGCTATTAGAGTAATTCTATATTTACCAGAAGGTGCAGTGCTGTATTCAGACGTAAACACTAGTAGGTATGTTAACAACTATTACAACAGTTACAATAGTCTTTTAACGAATTCTAATGATGGGCATTATTTAAAAATTAATAAGAATGAGGTTGAATGCTTAGATTGTGAAGAAGAGGTTATTGAAGAAATAGTAATCATAGAAGAAGAAAAAGAGGAATTTATTGAAGAAACCACTGAAATCATCGAGAGCATTACTAACGAGACACCATCTCAAGGAAACAAATCTGAAGTTCGCATTAAAATTAACGACGAAGATGGCGTTAACATAGAGGTTAATGACAATTGA
- a CDS encoding TIGR00266 family protein — protein sequence MEKLPDYNDRNAHEIDYRIYGEEMQYVEIELDPQEAVIAESGSFMMMDDGIKMDTIFGDGSQNDSSFLGKILGAGKRILTGESLFMTAFYNDLTGKRNVSFASPYPGKIIPIDLMEYGGKFICQKDAFLCAAKGVSVGIEFSKKLGRGLFGGEGFIMQKLEGDGMAFVHAGGTTAVKTLAAGETLRVDTGCIIGFTQGIDYDIEFVGGIKNSIFGGEGLFFAKLQGPGKVYIQSLPFSRLAGRVLASVPRGGKSKGEGSILGGLGDLLDGDNRF from the coding sequence ATGGAAAAATTACCAGATTACAACGACCGAAATGCTCACGAAATAGATTACCGTATCTATGGTGAAGAAATGCAATATGTAGAAATAGAATTAGATCCACAAGAAGCTGTAATTGCTGAATCTGGAAGTTTTATGATGATGGACGATGGTATTAAAATGGATACTATTTTTGGTGATGGTTCTCAAAATGATTCGAGTTTTTTAGGTAAAATATTAGGAGCAGGAAAACGAATCCTTACTGGTGAAAGCTTATTTATGACAGCTTTTTATAACGATCTTACAGGGAAGCGTAATGTGTCTTTTGCATCACCTTATCCAGGAAAAATAATTCCGATTGACTTAATGGAATATGGTGGGAAATTTATTTGTCAGAAAGATGCATTTCTTTGTGCAGCAAAAGGAGTAAGTGTCGGTATTGAATTTTCTAAAAAATTAGGACGTGGTCTTTTTGGAGGTGAAGGCTTTATTATGCAGAAGTTAGAAGGTGATGGAATGGCATTTGTACATGCTGGTGGAACCACTGCAGTAAAAACCTTAGCAGCTGGTGAAACGTTAAGAGTAGATACAGGATGTATCATTGGGTTTACACAAGGCATCGATTACGATATCGAATTTGTAGGAGGTATTAAAAATTCCATTTTTGGAGGCGAAGGCTTATTTTTTGCTAAACTTCAAGGGCCAGGAAAAGTGTATATACAATCCTTACCATTTAGTAGATTAGCTGGCAGAGTTTTAGCTTCTGTACCAAGAGGTGGGAAATCTAAGGGTGAAGGTAGTATTCTTGGAGGATTAGGTGATTTATTGGATGGTGATAATCGGTTTTAA
- a CDS encoding DUF58 domain-containing protein, whose translation MNFIKSLYIHKQLYIYLAIASVCFLLSYWIPALFSIAWIVTIIIAVLLLIDLLLLYQSKSAILARRILPDKFSNSDNNPVPITITNKYSFKTYIDVIDELPVQFQKRDFLYQTSLNPNQNHDFEYLVRPVDRGEYYFGHLNIFVSSILKIVKRRYQFQNQQMVMVYPSIIQMQKYDFLAISNSLTEFGLKKIRRIGNTSEFEQIKDYIPGDDFRTVNWKATAKRGQLMVNQYQDEKSQPIYSIIDTGRIMKMPFNGLKLLDYAINSTLAFSNVALKKHDKVGMISFSKKIESFLPAIQKLTYLNRILENLYNIDTQFNDSDFGLLYAQLKRKVTHRSLLLLYTNFEHISALKRQLPYLQAISKKHMLVVVLFENTELDTILNENAEDLQSIYHKTIAEKFAFEKRLMVKELQKHGIQSILTAPENLTINTINKYLEIKARGLL comes from the coding sequence ATGAATTTCATAAAATCATTATATATACACAAGCAATTGTACATTTATTTGGCAATAGCGTCTGTATGTTTTCTTCTGTCGTATTGGATACCTGCTTTATTTTCAATCGCTTGGATTGTTACTATTATTATAGCTGTTCTTTTATTAATTGATTTACTACTACTCTATCAATCAAAAAGCGCTATTCTTGCGCGACGGATTTTACCAGATAAATTTTCTAACAGCGATAATAATCCTGTACCCATTACAATCACAAATAAGTACAGTTTTAAAACCTATATTGATGTTATTGATGAATTACCCGTACAATTTCAGAAGCGAGATTTTCTCTATCAAACATCTTTGAACCCAAATCAAAATCACGATTTTGAATACTTAGTAAGACCTGTAGATCGCGGTGAATATTACTTTGGGCATCTTAATATATTTGTATCTTCTATTCTCAAAATCGTAAAACGAAGGTATCAGTTTCAAAACCAACAAATGGTAATGGTTTATCCCTCCATTATTCAAATGCAGAAGTATGATTTTCTGGCTATCAGCAATTCGTTAACTGAATTTGGTTTAAAAAAGATAAGACGTATTGGTAATACTTCGGAATTTGAACAAATTAAAGATTATATTCCTGGCGACGATTTTAGAACCGTAAATTGGAAAGCGACAGCAAAACGTGGACAGTTAATGGTCAACCAATATCAAGATGAAAAATCGCAACCCATCTACTCTATCATTGATACTGGCAGAATTATGAAAATGCCCTTTAATGGATTAAAGCTCTTAGATTATGCCATTAATTCAACCTTAGCATTTAGTAATGTCGCCCTAAAAAAGCACGATAAAGTCGGCATGATTTCCTTCTCAAAAAAGATAGAATCGTTTTTACCTGCCATTCAGAAATTAACCTATCTCAATCGTATATTAGAAAACTTATATAATATTGATACACAATTTAATGATAGTGATTTTGGTTTGCTCTACGCGCAATTAAAACGAAAAGTGACGCATCGAAGCCTTCTTCTACTTTATACTAATTTTGAACATATTAGCGCTTTAAAACGCCAATTACCATATTTACAAGCCATTTCTAAAAAACATATGCTTGTTGTTGTTTTGTTTGAAAACACAGAATTAGATACCATATTAAATGAAAATGCTGAGGATTTACAATCTATCTATCATAAAACCATAGCAGAAAAATTTGCCTTCGAAAAACGTTTAATGGTAAAAGAACTTCAGAAACATGGTATTCAATCCATTTTAACGGCTCCAGAAAACTTGACCATTAATACCATTAATAAGTATTTAGAGATTAAAGCTCGTGGGCTTTTATAG
- a CDS encoding DUF4442 domain-containing protein produces the protein MNITPSKLNKYLMFKLPAAYFTGVRTKLLNDSTCIVKVKHRWVNQNPFKSMFWAVQGMAAELTTGALVMKKIRGSGKKISMLVASNNASFTKKATGIITFTCNEGNKIDDAIHKAIETGEGQTVWLNANGVNEEGVEVSTFNFEWTLKVKS, from the coding sequence ATGAATATAACACCATCTAAACTCAATAAATATCTAATGTTTAAGCTTCCTGCAGCTTATTTTACAGGAGTAAGAACTAAACTGTTAAATGACTCCACGTGTATAGTGAAGGTTAAACATCGTTGGGTAAATCAAAATCCATTTAAGTCAATGTTTTGGGCTGTGCAAGGTATGGCTGCCGAGTTAACAACAGGCGCTTTGGTTATGAAAAAGATTAGGGGTAGTGGTAAAAAAATATCGATGTTAGTGGCATCTAACAATGCATCATTTACAAAAAAAGCCACAGGAATAATTACCTTTACTTGTAATGAAGGCAACAAAATTGACGACGCCATACATAAAGCTATAGAAACAGGAGAAGGGCAAACGGTTTGGTTAAATGCTAATGGAGTTAATGAAGAAGGAGTAGAAGTGTCTACTTTTAATTTTGAATGGACTTTGAAAGTTAAGAGTTAA
- a CDS encoding head GIN domain-containing protein yields MTTLTRIIVISIISIVMLSCNIMSGIDGNGNVIDADRIISNTFEEVKVSQGIDLYITQANDVALTIEADENLHDLIRTEVENGVLKIYSTKNIRRASSKKVLLNIKTISAIKATSGSDVFGTNTIKVSNLELNSTSGADITLDVETDTLNCHSTSGSDIELSGSTITLIAEATSGSDIDASKLKAETSNVKVTSGADISVNTSKALTANATSGGDIKYYGNPEKVNKSDNSAGSIKQQ; encoded by the coding sequence ATGACAACATTAACCAGAATTATCGTAATCAGTATTATTAGTATAGTAATGCTATCCTGTAACATTATGTCAGGTATAGATGGCAACGGAAACGTAATTGACGCAGACCGAATTATTTCTAATACCTTTGAGGAAGTTAAAGTCAGCCAAGGCATCGACCTGTACATTACACAAGCTAATGATGTAGCCCTTACAATTGAAGCCGATGAAAACCTACACGATCTTATCAGGACTGAAGTTGAAAATGGCGTCTTAAAAATCTATTCAACAAAAAACATAAGACGAGCATCCTCAAAAAAGGTATTATTAAATATTAAAACCATTTCAGCTATTAAAGCTACAAGTGGAAGTGATGTCTTTGGCACAAACACTATTAAAGTGTCAAATTTAGAACTGAACTCAACAAGCGGAGCTGACATAACTTTAGATGTAGAAACTGACACCTTAAATTGCCATTCTACAAGTGGAAGTGATATTGAATTAAGTGGCTCTACAATAACATTAATTGCAGAAGCAACTAGTGGAAGTGATATCGATGCTTCTAAATTAAAAGCAGAAACATCTAATGTAAAAGTAACAAGTGGCGCAGACATTTCTGTAAACACCTCTAAAGCCCTTACAGCCAATGCGACAAGTGGTGGAGATATAAAATACTATGGAAATCCTGAAAAAGTGAACAAATCCGATAATTCTGCTGGTAGTATTAAACAACAATAA
- a CDS encoding DUF2141 domain-containing protein, with amino-acid sequence MKKLILTFALALMSIIGFSQEGGATITITIDNVTSDKGKVLTSLHTSETFMKGKGIQNAETEIKDGKVTISFKNVLPGEYAIMTLHDANDNKRMDFQDNGMPLESYGISNNVMSFGPPNYDEAKFIVEDKDLDLNIRF; translated from the coding sequence ATGAAAAAATTAATCTTAACATTCGCATTAGCTTTAATGTCAATCATCGGGTTTTCTCAAGAAGGAGGAGCTACAATCACAATTACCATTGATAATGTAACGAGCGATAAAGGAAAAGTATTAACGTCTTTACACACTTCAGAAACTTTTATGAAAGGGAAAGGTATACAGAATGCAGAAACTGAAATAAAAGATGGAAAAGTGACGATTTCCTTTAAAAACGTGCTACCAGGAGAGTATGCCATAATGACTTTGCATGATGCTAATGATAATAAACGTATGGACTTTCAAGACAACGGAATGCCTTTAGAATCTTACGGCATATCTAATAACGTCATGTCATTTGGCCCACCAAATTACGATGAAGCTAAATTTATAGTTGAAGATAAAGACCTAGATTTAAATATTCGTTTTTAG
- a CDS encoding AAA family ATPase → MEENETVNDDLNFDNRIQLEDLKNAVESIKSELRKVIIGQDNFVELLIVALLADGHVLIEGVPGIAKTVTAKLFAKVLKTEFSRIQFTPDLMPSDVLGTSILNMKSSEFEFKKGPIFSNIVLIDEINRAPAKTQAALFETMEERQATIDGFTYPFENPFMVLATQNPIEQEGTYALPEAQLDRFIFKIKVDYPSLEDEIKIIASHHERKGAKPQTRINPILDVALLEDYKSKTQSVLVEEKIIKYIAEVVSKTRNHPHLYLGGSPRASIAILNTAKAFAAINGRDFVIPEDVKKSLNPVLNHRIILTPEREMEGMTTENVIEMIVQSVEVPR, encoded by the coding sequence ATGGAAGAAAACGAAACAGTAAACGACGACTTAAATTTTGATAATAGAATTCAATTAGAAGATTTAAAAAATGCTGTAGAAAGCATTAAAAGCGAATTGAGAAAAGTCATCATCGGACAAGATAATTTTGTAGAATTACTTATCGTAGCCTTACTTGCAGATGGACACGTTTTAATTGAAGGTGTTCCAGGTATTGCGAAAACGGTAACGGCTAAATTGTTTGCAAAAGTTTTAAAAACGGAATTTAGCAGAATTCAGTTTACACCAGATTTAATGCCTAGTGATGTTTTGGGAACGTCGATTTTAAATATGAAATCTTCGGAATTTGAATTCAAAAAAGGCCCTATTTTCTCTAACATTGTTTTAATTGACGAAATCAATAGAGCACCTGCAAAAACGCAAGCGGCTTTATTTGAAACGATGGAAGAACGCCAAGCTACTATTGATGGTTTTACCTACCCGTTTGAAAATCCGTTTATGGTTTTGGCAACGCAAAACCCAATTGAGCAAGAAGGAACTTATGCTTTACCTGAAGCACAATTAGACCGTTTCATCTTTAAAATTAAGGTCGATTATCCGTCCTTGGAAGATGAAATTAAAATCATTGCCTCTCATCACGAACGTAAAGGAGCAAAACCACAAACACGGATTAATCCTATTTTAGATGTCGCTTTATTGGAAGATTATAAAAGCAAAACACAATCTGTTCTCGTTGAAGAAAAGATTATAAAATATATCGCAGAAGTGGTTTCTAAAACACGAAATCATCCGCATTTATATTTAGGTGGTTCTCCACGAGCATCGATTGCGATATTAAATACCGCTAAAGCTTTTGCTGCTATAAATGGTCGTGATTTTGTAATTCCTGAAGACGTCAAAAAATCATTAAATCCTGTTTTGAATCATCGTATTATTTTAACACCAGAACGCGAAATGGAAGGAATGACCACGGAAAATGTCATTGAAATGATTGTGCAATCGGTTGAAGTGCCGCGATAG
- a CDS encoding LysR substrate-binding domain-containing protein — MTITQLKYALAIAEHKNFTKAAEKCFVTQPTLSTQIQKLEDELDIIIFDRGKKPIELTDVGRKIVYQARNIVNEADRIQDIVDQQKGFIGGEFRLGIIPTIMPTLLPMFLKSFIKKYPKVKLKIEELTTEEILTRLSDGHLDAAIAATPLESDNIKERVLYYEPFVAYIPESHRLKDKKTIEVSDLNIDDMLLLEDGHCFRDGVINLCKTFKDQIDENFQLESGSIETLIKLSNEGMGMTLLPYLHTLDVREKLAPNLRHFKEPSPAREVSIIYHKSELKMQIIDAMHSVISGIIRGAIAFQNVEIISPKAK, encoded by the coding sequence ATGACGATTACCCAACTAAAATATGCTTTAGCCATAGCAGAACATAAGAATTTTACAAAAGCAGCTGAAAAATGTTTTGTGACACAACCTACTTTAAGTACACAAATTCAGAAGTTAGAAGACGAATTAGATATTATCATTTTTGATAGAGGAAAAAAACCAATTGAACTAACAGACGTAGGACGGAAAATTGTATACCAAGCCAGAAATATAGTCAATGAGGCCGACAGAATTCAAGATATAGTTGATCAGCAAAAAGGATTCATTGGTGGCGAGTTTAGATTAGGAATTATTCCGACCATAATGCCAACGCTTTTGCCCATGTTTTTGAAAAGTTTTATAAAAAAATATCCAAAAGTTAAATTAAAAATAGAAGAATTAACTACTGAAGAAATTTTAACACGTCTTAGCGATGGTCACTTAGATGCCGCAATTGCAGCCACACCTTTAGAGAGTGATAATATAAAAGAACGTGTTTTATATTACGAACCTTTTGTAGCTTACATTCCTGAAAGTCACAGGTTAAAAGATAAAAAAACCATTGAAGTTTCTGATTTAAATATTGACGACATGTTACTTTTAGAAGATGGACACTGCTTTAGAGATGGAGTAATTAATCTTTGTAAAACTTTTAAAGATCAGATAGATGAGAACTTTCAACTCGAAAGTGGCAGTATAGAAACCTTAATAAAATTGTCTAATGAAGGCATGGGAATGACACTTCTTCCTTATTTACATACTTTAGACGTAAGAGAAAAATTAGCTCCCAACTTAAGACACTTTAAAGAACCTTCTCCTGCGAGAGAAGTCAGTATTATTTATCATAAAAGTGAATTAAAAATGCAAATTATAGATGCTATGCATAGTGTAATTTCAGGAATTATTCGTGGTGCAATTGCTTTTCAGAATGTAGAAATTATTAGTCCGAAAGCAAAATAG
- a CDS encoding DUF4870 domain-containing protein translates to MIDNHHKNLATFIHLSTFSRFIIPFGNFIGPIVLWAANKNKSDFIDQHGKQAINFQISVLLYAIIIGTLSVPFFIFKIFRGMDILDFNGFNNFHINIGEPSPLLYIGGGLGALAIVAFIIELALIVKASLSARDGNTFKYPLTINFLK, encoded by the coding sequence ATGATAGATAATCACCACAAAAATTTAGCGACATTTATACATTTGTCAACCTTTTCAAGATTTATAATTCCCTTTGGAAATTTTATTGGCCCTATAGTATTATGGGCTGCTAATAAAAACAAATCCGATTTTATAGATCAGCATGGCAAACAAGCCATAAATTTTCAAATTAGTGTTTTACTCTATGCTATTATAATAGGCACGTTAAGTGTTCCATTTTTTATATTCAAAATATTCAGAGGTATGGATATTTTAGATTTCAATGGCTTTAATAATTTCCATATTAACATAGGCGAGCCTTCTCCTCTACTTTATATAGGAGGTGGTTTAGGTGCCTTAGCAATTGTAGCCTTTATAATCGAATTAGCTCTCATTGTTAAAGCCAGTTTATCAGCAAGAGATGGAAACACTTTCAAATATCCGTTAACCATAAATTTTTTAAAGTAA